The following DNA comes from Rhinolophus sinicus isolate RSC01 linkage group LG06, ASM3656204v1, whole genome shotgun sequence.
CTGGGGCCCTACAGCTCCCGGGACCCTGACGTGCTGCGGGAGCACATGACCCAGCTCAAGGAAGCCGCCATCGGTGAGTACTCGCGACCCCCGAGCAGTCCTATCCCCCAACCTAGCCCTTCTTCTTTCCCACACCCTAACTCATGCTGGTTCAGTCAGTCACTGGGCCTTTTGGCCCCACTCACCCTTCAGCCTGGCTTCTTACCCCTTCCCTTCTATTCTCATTCTGTGCTCACCACtaggcaccccccccccccctcctaGTATTCAGACTCACCCACCTTTGCCTTCTGGTGCTCCACAATTCCGGGGCCCTTTCAAAGGGCGGAGCAGCTAGGTCAGTGGAAGGAGTCTGCGCCAGAACTGACCCAGGTAGAGACagtgaggagagggaggcagagtcTTCATGTCTATTGGGCTTCTAGGTTTGGGTAAGTGAAGCCTGTATATCCTGGCCCCGCAGGAGTCTGGGATTCAGAGTAGTGCCTGGGATGGCCTCTGCTTTCACACCAGGTACAGGGTAGAGCAGCAGCCCTTCCTGCTTTTGCTGGCTGCAGGAAGGAAAGTTTGCCCACATTGCATGATGGACCCTGCTCTGTTTGCAGTAGGGGGTCCAGGAGCTTTTCATCAAGTACTTTGCTTGAAAAGAGGTCCCTGGGAGCCTCCTTTGTAGGCATGGTAGGGTAGGAAGCTCACTTGTTTCAGATTTTGTCACTGAATTCTGCATTTTACAGTACATTTCAATTTATCTGGAAACGATTagcaagtgagagaaaaaaactgaatgcCAGAAACGATGATAGGAAGTATTCACAGATAACACAGGATTTTACAGCCTAGAGGGACAGTCTAGACAAATGTATTGCCCATGGGAAGATGACTTCTGTTCAGGGCTTTTCTCCTTGCAGGACCTCAGAGGTACTCTTCTCCTCCAGAGATAGGACTGTGGTTTCCAGGTGGGTGTGGCACTGTCCACCCATTTCCCTTTGTTCTACTACTTGTTAATGTCAGTGAAAGCCCAGCTCATACCCGGGCTTTGCTCAGGCTCCTTTCGGGCCTGGTGCGTTGTTCCCCTGCCGCTGCGCTTCAGCACCGCGGGCGTGGACAGCTCCGGTGCACCAGGCTTTGGAATATGATCTGCAGGAAGTGAACCTGGCAGGATCCTCACTCTAGGTTTCATTCAGAAACCATTCTGCAGTTGGAGATGGTTTGTGAGGAAACAAATCTCTGTTGTGGGGATACTGTGAGTCTCTGAAGTAGCTTCTGTGTTGTGTCTCAGGCGTCCTGGTCCTGTCCTGGTATCCACCTGGCATGGCTGATGATAATGGGGAACCCTCAGATGACCTGGTGCCTGCCATTCTGGACACCGCCCATCAGTACAACATCCAGGTGAGTCTTCAAAAAGAGATCAAGTGTTCTTTGGCCCATTCTGGAGAtttcccctcctctgcccacagGGATAGTGCCGCTACCGAAGTTCTTGGCATTAGCCTAGGTATGGCAAATAGGTGGCAAGTGTGGCATTGGGGGGGGGGTTCTAATAAATAATGCCTatgtcattcttattttcttcaattctgaaaaaaaaaaaaagttgggaaaaCTAAATATAGGGGAAATGGGAGACTAAATATCACAATAATAGAGGTTAGGTTCAAGACCCTGACCCCAGATAGAGGGCAGGCAAGGGCCGAATGGGCCCCAAAACTGAGTGAACTCCAGCCTCAGCTCCCTAGTGGGAGGCAGTGCTGGGCCTTAAGGAGCAGGGCACGTAAGTGTttcaacagacaggctcactttcAAGAGTGACGGGCTGAGCTAAGCATGTCTAGTTATTTCCCCACATGTggcaaaacaaaagaagaaacacgACAGAGCGGAGACCCACTCCCGGCCCTGAGCCCATCACCAACACATTAACAGGCCGTAGCACATTTTCCCATCCCATTGACACAGCCTCACTATGCTTTTTCCCATAGACTCAGGCAGCTAGTGCCAATCACTTGGAGCTGGCACATAAGTTGAAACCTATTAGCCACCCTGCAATAGCCCATAAGAATGACTCCCAGATGCCCAGCTGTGGGAAGTGGGCAAACTTCTTGCCCCTCCATTTCTGCCCCTGAGGGCAGTGGCTGCTTTCTCTCTATTGTGCCCACCACTGCTAGGCCCTTCCCTGAGCTCAGCCTTGCCCCAGGCCATGGTTGGAGCATGAGCCTTATCGGCTGCGACCCTTGGAGAGATCCTCACCTAACTAGTATCACCTCTGTTTGTGGCAGGTGGCCTTCCACATTCAACCCTACAAGGGACGGGATGACATCACTCTGCACGACAACATCAAGTACATCATTGATATGTAAGGCTGCTCTGGGGCCTGGATTTTGGTGGGGATCAAAATAGGAGTAGGGACAGGTTTGAAGGGGCAGGTCAGGAGACACGAGGGCAGAATACCTGTCCCCAGCAGTTATTGTACAGTAAGAGTACCGGGCTTGGAGTCAGCAGCCTTGGTGTGAATTCTGGTTCTGCAGCCTCCAATCTGTGATCAGAGGCAGGTCTTTTGATCTTTGAGTCTTACTCATATGAGAGTTACATGAGTTAACATATGTGAAAATGGCTTGTACAGTGCTTGCAcgtgtcattcattcattaaaacagtatttattgaatgcctttaGGTGTCTAGGCACTGTCCTACGCCCCAGTTGTACAGTAATGAGGACTAGCAAAGTTTATATTCTAATGTGTTGGGGGGGGCGGCAGTGGAGCAGACAGTAGTTACACGTGAAAATTCAAATAGTGATccatactataaaaaataataaagcagggTGTTGTGTTAGAGTGTGTCTGAAAAAGTACTTTAGAATGTGGTCAAGTGAGCTCTCTGAGATGACATGTGAGCAAACACCTAACTGAAGAGTTGGCTCTGCAAAGATCTGGGGCAGGCAgaaaattccaggcagagggctgTCAGATGCAAAGGCCGTATGATGGGACAAGCCTGACAGCAGGTGAGGAGGCCAGTGTAGCTGGAGTGTAGCGATAACTCATAGCAGGAATGGAGGTGGGCAGGTCCAGGTCAAGTAAATGAGGTCGTGCAGGTCCTGGCAAGATGCAATCAGACCTGACTTACACTTTACAAAGCAAGCGGATTGTAGGGAGGTGGAAAGTGGGCGCCTGGAGACCAATTAGGTGGCTGTCGCTGAAATCCAGATAGAAGATGGTGACTTGGCCTAGGGCAGGGAAGTGAGTCTTGAATAAAGGAGTGGCAAGTCTAGGGAGAGGAGGGCGGGAACTAGGTTCTTGCTTGGCACGATGAGTCCAATTGTGGAGACCGGCTGGATCCAAAATTGTGCTCAGGCATCAGGAAAGCTCTCATCCATGGCTGGTCCCACAGCTGTGCTGGCTTCTCCCATCCTAGGTTGCCAGCTCAGGttcttcttcctcctgctcctcagGTATGGCTCCCATGGCGCATTTTACCGCTATAAGAACAGCATGGGTAAGAGCCTCCCACTCTTTTATATCTACGACTCATACCTGACATCCCCTGAGGCCTGGGCCCACCTCCTGACACCAAACGGGCCCCACTCAATCCGCAACACCCCCTATGATGGGGTCTTCATAGCGCTGCTGGTGGAGGAGGGCCACACCCATGACATCCTGGCTGCTGGATTTGATGGTATGTACACCTACTTTGCCTCCAACGGTTTCTCCTTCGGCTCCTCCCATCAGAACTGGAAAGCTGTGAAAAACTTCTGCGATGCCAACAACCTCATGTTCATTCCCAGTGTGGGGCCTGGCTACATTGACACCAGCATTCGGCCCTGGAACAACCACAATACACGGAACAGGGTCAATGGCAAGTACTATGAGACAGCCCTGCAGGCAGCCCTGACAGTGAGGCCTGAGATTGTCTCCATCACCTCTTTCAATGAATGGCATGAGGGCACCCAGATTGAGAAGGCGATTCCCAAAAAGACACCAACTCGTCTGTACTTGGACTACCTGCCTCATCAGCCCAGCCTGTACCTGGAGCTGACTCGCCGCTGGGCGGAGCACTTCATCAAAGA
Coding sequences within:
- the MANEAL gene encoding glycoprotein endo-alpha-1,2-mannosidase-like protein isoform X1, producing the protein MARRRRRACIALFLVLLFAFGTLMGLRTLKAPDGLPALGPGLELAPFERRPEGAPAPAAGAPAVPAAPPPPPRPRTAGPGSPPGPAPAEAEPVPGQSLRVYSDLHAFYYSWYGSPQREGHYIHWDHVMVPHWDPKISASYPRGRHNPPDDLGSSFYPKLGPYSSRDPDVLREHMTQLKEAAIGVLVLSWYPPGMADDNGEPSDDLVPAILDTAHQYNIQVAFHIQPYKGRDDITLHDNIKYIIDMYGSHGAFYRYKNSMGKSLPLFYIYDSYLTSPEAWAHLLTPNGPHSIRNTPYDGVFIALLVEEGHTHDILAAGFDGMYTYFASNGFSFGSSHQNWKAVKNFCDANNLMFIPSVGPGYIDTSIRPWNNHNTRNRVNGKYYETALQAALTVRPEIVSITSFNEWHEGTQIEKAIPKKTPTRLYLDYLPHQPSLYLELTRRWAEHFIKEKEQWLM